CTCCGGCCACTGGACGATCGAGGGTTCGAGCACCTCGCAGTTCGAACAGCACGTCAGGGCCGTGATGGGGTGGCCACTCGGAGCCACGGAACGACGGTGTCCGACCGTGACGAGCAACGTGCTCGGCGACACCGACGAGTCACGTCCTGCCGAGCTAACCGGTGTGGAAACCGTTCTGGGGGCGTCGAACGCAAACCTCCACTGGTATGGAAAACGAGAGGTGCGGCCGCTCCGAAAGATGGGGCACGTAACCGCCATCGGAGAGGACCCCGACGCACTCTTGAAACGCACGCGCGATCTTCGTGATTCGGTGTCGTTCGAAACCACTAACGAACCATGACTGTCTCCGAACTACGATCACTCATTGACGAATTGGAAGAACAAGCAGAAACCGACCGTCCGTCCGAGACCACGCCCGAAATCGGTATCGTCATGGGGTCAGATTCGGATCTCGACACGATGTATGGGGCGTATGAGGCCCTGATAGAACTCGGGTTCGAGGAGTGTACCGACTACGACGATCCGCCCGAGACCCGGTTTACCTTCGAAACGTACGTGGTATCGGCTCATCGGACCCCACAGCTCATGTACGCCTACGGCGAGACCGCCCGCGATCGCGGAATCGACGTTATCATCGCCGGTGCGGGCGGGAAGTCGGCCGATCTCCCGAACATGACGGCGTCGATCGCCTATCCGCTGCCCGTTATTGGAGTGCCGGTCCAGGAGAAATCAGTCGATTCGGTGCTCGGAATGCCCACTGGTGCACCGATCACTGCCGTCGACGCCGGAAAATCGTTCAACGCCGCGCTGTCGGCGGTTCAGATCCTCGCTCGGGAACACGAACAGCTCGAACAGCGCCTTACTGAGTATCATACTGAACTGCAACGCGACGTAGGGACCGTTTCCCGGGAACTACACGAGCGCGGAACGACGGCGTTTCGAGACGAACGGAAGTAGAACGGCGAAGTGTTTCGGGAGCACGTTTGTCGCCGGGGATCACTACACACACTGACGCACGAATAACAACAGAGAATCCGCCGGACACGACCGGAAACGGGCGGATCACCGGAAATGAATCCTTATATGGGTGGCATTCTAAGCGACCATACGATACAAGCACGATGAGTAATCCATGGATAGCGATCGGCGCGCTGGGGTTGGTTGCGGTTGCGATACCGTTCAGCATGATGGCCGTTTCGAGCTTGTTGCGCCCTAGTGTGCCCGAACAAGGAAAAACCACGACCTACGAGAGCGGCGAGGTGCCAACGGGCACCACGCGCATCCGGTTTAATATCCAGTACTACATGGTTGCGCTGTTGTTCCTCGTCTTCGACATCGAGACGGTGCTCATTTTCCCGTGGACAGTCATCTACCGAGACGCCGTTTCTCAGCCAGACATCGGACTTGTTCCGGTGTTGGTTCCGATGCTGGTGTTCATCGGAGTCCTTTCCGTCGGTCTCGTATGGGCGTGGCGCAACGGTGCGGTCCGCTGGGTTCGATCTCCCGGGCGGGAACTGACCGGAGCACGAGAGCCATGACACCAGACAGATCCCAGGAGCCATGAGTAGCCACAATCAAGACACGACAGGCGCACAGACCACACAGGAGGCCCGTATGGGCGAGGGGGTCGATAACCGATTCAACTCGAAGCTCCGCGAAGCGTTCGGTTCGTCGCCCTTCATCCTCACGAAGTTCGACAGCTTCATGAACTGGGTTCGGGGCTCCTCGATGTTCATGCTACAGTTCGGTATCGCGTGTTGCAGCATCGAGATGATGCACACCTACGCCGTCAAGCACGATCTCGATCGGTTCGGCTCCGGTGTTCCTCGTGCATCACCCCGGCAGGCGGACGTAATCATCGTTCCCGGGACCATCGTCTCGAAGTTCGCCCCACGGATGAAGCGGGTGTACGACCAGATGCCCGAGCCGAAATTCGTCGTTAGCATGGGATCGTGTACCTGTTCCGGTGGACCGTTCCAGGAAGGGTACAACGTCATCAAGGGTGCCGAAGAGGTCATCCCGTGTGACATTCACGTCCCGGGCTGTCCACCACGGCCCGAGGCGTTGATTTACGGCATTGTCAAGCTTCAAGAGCGGATCGCAAACGGTGAGACAGCCCCAGTGACGGTCAAACCGTACGAACTCGAACAGTTCGGTGATCTCGAAGATGACGAACTCGTACAGCATCTAGCCGATCAGATCGACGAGGACGATCTCGTCATGCGGTACAACTGGGCTGAGTCACCATGAGTTTGGAAGCACCTGAACCGAGCACTCACACCGATGTCGGTGTCACCGAGACCGGTCTCGATTACGACGCACTCGAATCGCTGTTGGGTGAAATGGTCATCGACCGCGAAGCACACCTCAACGCGGAGGCCTTCGTCGTTCGTCCGGACCGTGTCGTCGACGCGCTCTCGGTGTTACGAAAGCAGGCGGGGTTCGACCACTGCTCGTGTGTCACGGCACAGCAGTACGAGGACCGCTATGAGAGCATCTATCATTTGAAGAAATACGACGATCCGACCCAAGAGGTCGGCGTCGTGGTACCGACGAGCGTCCACGAGCCGAAAAGTCAGAGCGGAGCAGGAGTTTATCGGACGGCCGACTGGCACGAACGGGAGGCGTACGATCTGGTCGGCGTCGAGTACACTGACCATCCGGATCTTCGCCGGATTCTGCTGCCGGAAACGTGGCAGGGCCATCCACTGAGCCTAAACTACGATCAAGAACGACAGCAGGTCGTGCCGCTGACCGAGCACGCTAACCCGTTAGAAGAAGATCATCGCGGTGAGACGGACACGATGTTCATCAACATCGGTCCCCACCATCCTGCGACCCACGGCGTGCTCCACCTCAAAACGACGCTCAACGGCGAGCAAGTCGCCGATGTCGAATCCGACATCGGTTATCTCCACCGGTGTGAAGAACAGATATGCCAGCAGGGGACCTATCGGCATCAGATCATGCCGTACCCCGACCGGTGGGACTACATCTCGGCTGGGCTCCTGAACGAGTGGGCGTATGCCCGTGCCGCCGAGGATCTCGCCGACCTCGACGTGCCCGAGTACGCCCAGATCATCCGAACGATGAGCGCGGAGCTGTGTCGGATCGCGTCCCATCTGCTTGCGCTCGGCACGTTCGCTATCGACGTGTACGGGGATTTCTCGGCGATCTTCATGTATGCATTCCGAGATCGGGAAGTCGTACAGAACATCCTTGAGGATCTCACCGGCCAGCGGATGATGTTCAACTACTTCCGGCTCGGTGGCGTGGCGTGGGACTTGCCCGAACCCCGTGAGGAGTTCTTCGAGAAAACCCGGGACTTTCTCGACGAACTGCCCGCCAGACTCGAAGAATACCACAATCTCGTTTCCGGTAACGAAGTGTTACAGCTTCGGTGTGTGGACACGGGGGTCCTCGAACCGGAGGTGGCCAAACAGTACGGCTGTACCGGCCCGGTCGCACGAGGATCGGGGATTGATTACGATCTCCGGCGTGACGATCCGTACGGTTACTACGACCGCCTCGATTGGGACGTCGTCACCGAAGACGGCTGTGATAACTACGCGCGCGTGTTGGTTCGCCTCCGAGAAGTCGAAGAGAGCGCGAAGATCATCGATCAGTGTGTCAATCTCCTCGAAGAGTGGCCCGAAGACGACCGCCAAATCCAGAGCAACGTTCCCCGGACGCTCAAGCCCGACCCAGACACCGAAATCTACCGCGCTGTCGAAGGTGCGAAAGGCGAGCTCGGCATCTACATCCGCAGTGATGGCACCGACACCCCCGCGCGGTTCAAAATCCGCAGCCCGTGCTTTTCGAACCTGCAAGCACTCCCCGAGATGGCCGAAGGCGAGTACGTTCCCGACCTGGTCGCGGCGCTTGGAAGCTTGGACATCGTGCTCGGTGAGGTGGACCGATGAGCATCACAGACACCCTCGGGAGCACACTGGGACTCGGTTCGCTCGGCCCGCTTGAGGACTTTCTGCTTTCGTTGGTTGGTGCGGCATTCGTCGGGACGTTCGTTCTGCTCAACACGGCGGTTGCCGGTCCATGGGCCAAGCGGAAGATAACCGCCGCGTTCACCGACCGGATCGCCGTCAACCGCGTCGGTCCGTTCGGACTGTTGATCATCATCGCCGACGCCGTACGGATGCTCTCGAAGGAACTCATCATTCCCGATGGAGCCGACCGACCGGCGTTCGATCTCGCACCGCTCCTGTTGGTCGCCTCGGCGTTGCTCGGCTTTGCCGTGGTGCCGATGGGAAACGGCATTCAGCTCGCTGATCCGGAGGTCGGACTCGCCTTTCTGTTTGCCGTCGCGTCGATCGCCAGCGTCGCGCTCGTGATGGCCGGCTACGCGTCGAACAACAAGTATTCGATGCTCGGCGGACTGCGAGCGGTCGCCCAGAACGTCGCATACGAAATCCCGTTGGTCATCACGGCGATGTCCGTCGTGCTGTTCACCGGGACGCTCCAGACCAGCCAGATCGTCGGCGCACAGGCCGAGACGTTGATCACGATCGCTGGGGTCTCGATCCCCTCGTGGTACGCGTTCGTGAATCCCTTCGCGTTCGTGTTGTTCATCGTCGCAAACATGGCAGAAGTCGGCCGGAATCCGTTCGACGTACCGGAAGCACCTACTGAAATCGTCGCCGGCTATCAGACGGAGTACTCGAGCGTCTACTTCGTGTTGATGTATCTCGGTGAGTTCATCCACATCTTCCTCGGTGGAGCGATCCTTGCGACGGTGTTCCTCGGTGGGCCAGCTGGACCGGTGTTGCCGGGCTTCGTCTGGTTCACCATCAAGATCTGGGCGTTCTTCCTGTTCACCCAGTGGGCGCGCTCGGCGTTGCCCCGCGTTCGGATCGACCAGCTCATCGAAATCGGCTGGAAAGGACTGCTCGAATTGAGTTTCGTCAATCTCCTGCTCACCGCCATCATCGTCGGAGTGATCGTGTAACCCGACGGGACGGTGGACTCAAACGCTTCCCACTCTAACACACCATAAAACCATGATCGGACTACTCAAGGGCATGGCGACGACCATGAAACACGCGCTTGACGGCTCGACGTTCACCGTCGAATACCCGGACGATCCGCCCGAGGTCAGCCCCCGGTTTCGCGGCGTCCACAAGTTCAGCCAGGAGCGCTGTATCTGGTGTCGTCAGTGTGAAAACGTCTGCCCGAACGATACGATACAGATCGTAACGGACGAACAGCGCAACGGCGAACAGTACAACCTCCACATCGGACAGTGTATCTACTGTCGGCTCTGTGAGGAAGTGTGTCCCGTCGACGCCATCCTACTCACGCAGAACTTCGAGTTTACGGCGGACACCAAAGACGAGTTCGCCTACAACAAAGAACAGCTGAAAAACGTCCCATGGTACAAGGACATCGATCCGCTTGCCTCCCGCGAACCGGATCGTGGGGCGTGGATCGGCGAAGGCGAAGGCGAAGTGGATTACCAGTAAGCGAAATTTCGAGCTTGTTTTCGATTGCGGTCGGGATCACGTGCTGTCGGTAGCCAACCGCGCGAGAAACAGCGTGAACATTGCTTCATCATCTGTTAAGCCGCTTTCGACGGTCCACTTGTCCAGCACGGAAAAGCCCGCAGCCCGTAACTGCCGTTCAGTTGCGGTCGGTCCGGCGATCTCCCACTGCATTTCTACGCCGCTGTCGAGCCAGTCTGGGTTCTCACCCTGCCAAGCCTCTGTGCCTTCAGTGAAAAGCAGGTAGCCCGCCGGTCGGAGAACGCGGGCGAACTCATCTAACACGCGCTGGTGGTGATCAAGGGGTACGTGGATCAACGAGTGGAACGCCGTCACCGCATCGACCGTTCCATCACGAACCGGAAGCGAAATCATATCTCCCTGTAGGAGGGACGCTGTGGGCGCGTTCTCCGTCGCCGATTCCACCTGTCCACGGGAGAACTCCACGCCGATCGCTTCGGTCTCACTGGCAAGTCGAGCGAGTATCGGCGCGCCGTGACCACACCCTGCGTCGAGAACGCGGGCTGTCTCTGAGAGCCGATCGAGAAAACCCTCCAATCGCTCCCGTTCGTTCCCACCAGCAGTTCGGTACTCGGCGTAGCTCTCCGTGATCTCGTCGTACGCACGCTGAACGTGCTTTCGATCGTCCATCGAGATCGAGTACTGACGGTACTCACAAATGCATACCCATAGAATGTGAATTACTCACACCCATTCATCTTGACAACCCTCGAATCGCAGTACCGAAAGGCGTTTATGTCGGTCCCGGTTACCAAGAGAATGGACTAGGCCGGGCAGTTAGGCCCTGCTCGAAACTCACAAAATGGTCTTTAGTGAGGGCCGAATCCGGGTGCGTCCGGCCAACCGGTGCGGGCCCTGCAAACCAACTGAGAAGCCTCGTCCGTCGGGGGCAGCGGTCCACGACCAGACGCCTGCAGGGGCGTTTTGGCGTGGTTGATCGTGGTCAGTCCGTCAGGCGCGGAAGCGAGCAGCGGAACCACGGACACCTGTCGCTCGACGGGTCGCGGGGTGGAGGAGGGGAGCAGCATTCCCCGTCCCGGAACGCCGGGCAATCCCGTCGTCCGCCTTACTCATTCGTATTCATACTCCAGAGACAGTAGTCCGCTCGTTATCGATGCTGGTAGTCGTGTGTCTGCTGTGTCCAATCGATCCAGTCGTGTTCCCAACCGGATCGACCGGTGCTTTCTCGCGCGGCGAACTCCCGATCTTCTCGAAGCGTCCGGTTGCGCTCGATCGTGTCACCCTGTTCACCATCGATCAACAGGGGATCGAACGCGACCCGTCCGAATTCGGCAGTTCGCTCGCCGTTCGGGGCGACTAGCGTCAACGTCTGTGGATTCGTTCCGAGTGGGATGAGCAATCGCCCCTCGGAAGAGAGTTGACGAACGAGCGCAGCAGGCGGATTGACCGCAGCGGCCTCGACCAAGATTCGGTCGTACGGTGCATACTCCACCAGTCCCTCGCTGCCGTCGTGGCAGTCGACGAGAACACCGTCGTAGTCGGCTGCGGCGAGGTTGCGCCGGGCGTCGGTCACCAGCCGTCGAGTGATATCGATCGCGTGAACGTTGTGTGTGCCAACTATCTCCGCAATGACGGCTGCGGTGTAGCCAACACCGACACCGACGACGAGCACGGACCCATCAGCGGGGAGGGTGAGCGCTTCGATAAGGCGTGCAGCAGTGCTCGGCGCGAGCACGCGTGACCCGAACCGTTCGAACGAGCGGTCGGTGTACGCGCGCTCTCGGTGCACTGGTGGGACGAATTCGTGGCGCGGGACTGTCCGCATAGCGAGACTGACCGACTCGGTTTCGATCCAGCCTTTGGTATCGTGTTCGAGGCTGGCGACCATATCGTCTCGCAACACCGCCCGTTCCATACGTACGTTCAGGACTAGACCCTAATCAATCGCGCGGCTGTCCAGTGCTCACGATTCGGTGTCGGACTGTGCGGCGTACTTTTCGATTTCACCTTTGGTTCCGGCAGCATCGAAGTGATGGTCCGGACGCATGTTGACGAAATCAAGGAAGTCACGCGCGGCGAGAAGATCGGCGGCCGTGTACTGCTGAAAGGCGGCATCGACGGCGACGCGCGCGCCAACGTGTGGTTCGAGCGCCGCGAGTGCACACGCGAGATCATACGCGCGCGCAGCACTGACCGCTCCGTTTCGGACGTTCGTGGCGTCAATGAGATACAGTTCTCCATCCGAAATGAGCACGTTCGCAGCCCGGAGATCTCCATGAGCGAGACCGACGTCGTGCACCCGTGCAAGCGACGCGAACAGATCCGGGACGAACTCCTCAACTGCGTCGTCAGTAAGATCGCTCAACGTTCGAAACTCGTTGAGATACTCCACCACGAACACACCCAGCCCGTCGTGTTCGAACGCCTCGATCGGCTCGGGAACGTTGATCCCGATGTCGCGCATCGTCCGGGTCGCACGTAACTCCTGTCGGGCCATCTCAACCGGTGTTTGTACGTGCTCGAAAAATCCCATCCGTCCGCTCGACAGCGCACCGAGGTTCCGACCAGTGGTGATGAACGTGTGGACCAGTGCGTGTTGATTAGAAATAACCTTGACAAACCACCGATCGTTTACAGCACAAGGAACCGATAACCAGTTGTCAGCCTCCAGGAACTCGATGCGGAGGGTCTCCTCTTCGTACCGGTGGGCGACCTCAAGCATGACACTTTCCAGTCGATCCCACTCGATCGAGCCCCTGATGAGCCGACGAATCACCATTCATCTGAACGATCGCGGGCAGGCCGTATGAGTGTTGCCGATTATCAAATATATGTTAGTTTTGCAGGCATGTTTCGCCACACAACTTAACCATATCGTCCACACAAAGATTTGCCGTAGTTTTTATACAACCCCTCACTCATCATGAGTATGGAGTTCGATCTGCCCGAGGAGCATCGGATGATCCGTGAGACGGTTCGGGAGTTCTGTGACCAGGAAATCGCCCCGATCGCCCAAGAGATCGAAGAGGAACACCGGTATCCCTCGGAAATCTTCGACGCGTTGGCAGAGTTAGATATGATGGGCGTTCCGATCGAAGAGGAACACGGTGGTCTGAGTGGCGACCAGCTCATGTATGCGTTGGTTACCGAGGAGTTGGGGCGTGTTTCGGGATCGGTCGGCTTGTCGTATGCGGCCCACATCAGCCTCGCATCGAAACCGATCGAGCTGTTCGGGACGTCAGAACAAAAAGAGCGCTGGCTCCGACCGCTCGCAGAGGGTGAGTACATCGGTTCGTGGGCGTTGACCGAACCCGGAAGCGGTAGCGACGCGAGCGACATGGCGACGATCGCCGAAAAGGACGGCAATGAGTACGTGCTCAACGGCACAAAGCAGTTCATCACGAACGCCAGCGAGGCCGGCTCCATTCTCGTCAAGGCCGTTACCGATCCGGATGCGGGGTACGACGGCATCTCGACGTTCATCGTCGATCCACAGGAAGACGATGGGTTCGAGGTGACCACTCTCTGGGATAAGATGGGACTCAACGCCTCACCGACGTGTGAGATCACGTTCACTGACTGTCGGCTTCCCGAAGATCGACTGCTTGGGGCGGAAGGCGAGGGCTGGGAACAGACCAAAAAGACCCTCGATGGTGGGCGGATTTCGATCGCGGCACTCTCGACGGGACTCGCACAAGGCGCGTTCGAAGCGGCTCGTGAGTACGCGACCGAACGCGAACAGTTCGGATCGCCGATCTCGAAGTTCGACGCCGTTCGGGACATGATCGTCAGCATGGACCGGAAGATCGAGCGTTCGCGGCTGTTGACCCACAAGGCTGCAACGATGTACGACGAGGGTGAGGACGTGACGCGGCTCTCGGCGCTGGCAAAGCTCGATGCGAGCGAGACCAGCCGCGAAGTCGCTGAAGACGCCGTCCAAGTTCTCGGTGGCTACGGCTACACGACTGACTTCGCTCCCCAACGGTTCTACCGGGACGCCAAACTCATGGAAATCGGGGAAGGAACGAGCGAGATCCAACGTCTGGTGCTCGGACGAGAGCTTGGATTATGACTACCCACTTTTTTACGCGAGGATGCGCGGATCGCACCCGAGCGTAAAAAAGATGGCAAAAAAGCCGCTCGCTTGCGCTCGCGGTGAGTGACCTGCCTGCTCCGCTTCCGCCTCCGCGCGCTGGTGGTGCCAACTTTCCAACTTTTTTGTGTGAGTAGCGGAACCGCTCACGGAAGGGCTCATAGACGTAGCACAGGGACGATAGAACTCGGGTACGTCGGATCGTCAGTTTGACTGTGCTACCGGGCGAACGATCCAGTATGAGTGACGAGCTGCGCGAGCGTGCCCACGAGATCGACGCGACGGTCCGAGTCGGGAAAAGAGGAATCGATTCCGTTGTGGACGAACTGCGCGACCAACTCACCGAGCGAACGCTCGTGAAGGTGAAGTTCCTCCGGTCGTCACGAGGAGGAACGACGACCGACGATTTGGCTGTCGAACTCGCCTCGAAAGTCGACGCGGAACTCGTCGAAACGCGCGGACATACCGCGGTGTATCATTGAGATCTCGTTGTGGCTGTTACTGAACAGGCTTGATGACGGTTAGTCGACGAGGTAGTCGTCTGCATCCTCCGTATCGGCCACGACGTCGGTGAATCCTTGAGGATGTTCGACGTGTGGAAGCAACATCGCTTCATCAAACACGGCAAGCTCGGCGTCGGCGTGTGACGAAAGCGACTGCCCGGTCGTGAGCGGCGTCGTCGTAGCGTTCCGACCCCACACGAGCCGCACGGGAACGTCCAGTTCCGACAGCGCTGTTCCGAGTTCTACGTCCGGATCAAGAGCTCCGCTGAAGAAAGAAGCAGGTGCAAAGCGTGCCCCGGGTTGGTGGGTCGTCTGCCACCGGTATTCGATGTACTCCGCGTCGGCATTAGCGGGGTCGTACAGTCCGTGATCGGTGGCGAAATGCCGTAGTGCGGATTTGCTCGTCATCAGATTGAACAGTCCCTCACCGAACACCGGGGATCGCAACACCGACCGCAGCCACGTCCGATTGCCGGGCATTGTCGTGGTGGTCGGACAGACGAGCACGAGTGACGAAACGGCTTCCGTCTCGGCCGCCATCGTCGCGTACGCACCGGTGACCGACGAACCGACCACGCGCGGTTCGTCGGTCATATCGCGGATGAAATCGGTGATGAACGTCACGTACAGCGACGGGGAATACAACAGCGGCGGGCGGTCGGACAGCCCAAAGCCCGGCAGATCCGGCGCGATGACGTGGTACTCCGTCGCCAAACTATCGAACACGGCAGCGAACTCCGCGCTTGATCCGGCGGCGTTCAGTCCGTGCAACAACAACAGGTCTTGATCATCGGGCGATCCAGCCTCCGTATACGCGATGTCGAATCCACGCCAGCGGTACTCTTCGGTCGATTGCCCGAGCGGTGCTCGGAGTTGATCCGCCTGTTGGGTCAAAAACCGATTCGTGGCGGCAACAAGACCGAGACCGCCGACAGTTCCTGCAAGAAGCCTTCGAAGTCCCATATCCGGCGTACGGCCGTCGGCGGCTTAACTGTGGGTGAAACACACGTTCCATCGGATGAGCAGCGACCGCTTCGGATCGGTCAGCGTTCGCCCTCGGCTTGCTCCTGTTCGGCGCGGTGGTGAATACACTCTTCGATCGGGGCGATCAGTTCATCGACGATCGTGTAGGGATCGGTCTCCCGACGGGTGACTGCCTCAACGATCTCGTCGAGACCGCCCTGGGCGTCGATCTCCTGTGCAGTGAGATGTCGGAGGTCCTCTCGGAGATGAGTGCTGATCTCTTGGGCATACCGCTGACGGGCGCGTTGGGTTCGTTTGCCCGATTCGACGAGATGGTCGGCGTGCGCTTGGAGCACAGAGACGAGTTCCTCGACTCCCTCTCCGGCGTTGGCGATCGTTTCGAGGATCTGTGGCTCCCAGTCCGTATCGGTCCGATCGATCGCCCGATCGATCCCTGTTGTCCCGTTCCGTTCGGATGTGTAATCCTCGCGAGTCCGGATCATCTCCCGGAGCTCTTTCACGGTACGATCGGCTCCCGAAAGATCTGCCTTGTTGACGACGAACACGTCGCCGATTTCGAAGATACCCGCTTTGAGCATCTGGATGTCGTCTCCCGTTCCGGGGGGGACGAGCACGGCGACCGTATCGGCGGTTTTCACGATGTCGATCTCGTTCTGTCCGGCACCGACGGTTTCGATGATGATCTTGTCCTTGCCGAACGCATCGAGCGCTTTCACGGCGTCGGCTGTGGCGGTCGATAGCCCCCCGAGTCGTCCCCGAGCACTCATCGAGCGGACGAACACGTCCATATCTCCCGTGGTCGAACCCATCCGAATGCGATCGCCGAGCACCGACCCGCCAGTGAACGGCGAAGACGGATCGATGGCGAGTACACCGACAGTGAGATCGCGGTCGCGGTACTCTCGTGTGAGCTTGTCCACGAGCGTGGATTTCCCTGCGCCCGGACTACCAGTAATACCGATCACGTCCGCAGTGCCGGTATGTTCGTGCAGTTCGCTTACCAGATCCCGATAGCCGGGATCTCGATTCTCGATAGTCGTAATCGTGCGTGCGAGCGCCCGGTGGTCACCCGCCAGCAGGTCCGAAACCAGACTCATCGCTCGGGAGCGTTCTCGCGGACGAACTGGATCGTCTCCTCCATCGATGCGCCTGGCCCAAAGATCTCCGCAACACCGAGTTCCTTGAGATCAGGACGATCGTCCTCGGGAACGATACCCCCCACGATCACGAGCATGTCCGACAACGCGCTGTACTCCTCTAACCCATCCACGATCTTCGGCACGAGCGTATTGTGGGCCCCCGACAGGATCGAAACCCCGAGAACGTCGACATCCTCTTGCACCGCGGCCTGAACGATTTCGTCCGGCGACTTGTGTAAACCCGAATAGATCACCTCGAATCCGGCGTCTCGGAACGCTCGGGCGATCACATGCGCACCCCGATCGTGTCCGTCTAATCCCACCTTGGCAACAAGACAGCGTATCGTTCGCTGTCCCTGTCCCTGCTCTGTGCTCATATTGTACCTAATAAACCCAGCGTGGGTTTGACTCTAACGGTCATACATGACCATTCACGGATCCATGTCACAAACGGCTAAGACGTTCATCCGGATCGTGTCAACGGCTCGTGGGGCTTGCGGTGCGACGCCGAGCAATCGAGCACGTCAGCATAAACATCTTCGTAGTCGCGTACCATCCGGTCCACCGTGAACTGTTTTGAACGACGGCGAGATCGGGTAGCCATCTCTTCACGCAACCCATCGTCAGAAACCAGCTTCTCGACGCGCTCGACGAACTGATCGAGATCAGCAGGCTCGACGAGAAAGCCCGTTTCGCCGTCGACGATCGACTCCGAAACCCCCCCGACGTCGTAGGCCACGATCGGAACACCGAGATGCAGACACTCCAACACGGTAAGAGGAAACCCCTCGAACCGCGAGGGCAAGAGAAACACGTCGATGTCCGCGAGCAGTTCGAGCGCGTGTTGATGGAATCCGAGCAGATGAGCGTCGACGTCGTGGTCGTCGATGTATTCCCGACAGTCAGCTGTGAGTGATCCACTACCGATAATAACGACGGTCACGTCGGTCCCACGGCGTTGGAGGCGAGCACCAGTTTCCAGTATCGCCATCGGATCTTTCTGGGGGGCAAGCCGGGCGATCGCACCGATGATAACCGTTTCCGGGTCTCGGTCGATCTCTTCGTCGATCGTCGCACGGTCGTCGGAAAACGAGACCGGAGCGATTCCGTTATGAATCACGGAATCAGTCGTGTGTCTGAGGATGTCGTTCTCTCGTCCACGGTTCCGGTCGTTCTCCGAAACGCAGACGATCGCGTCGGTGAGTCGCGCCAACGCCCGCTCCCCGGAGGAAACTCCCGACGAGAGCCACTCATATTCCGTGTTGTAAAATCCCCATCCATGAACGGTAAAGATGGACGGCGTTCCAGTCATCGCAGCAGCGATCCGTCCAAGTGCCCCCGCTTTCGTACTGTGACAGTGAACGAGATCGAACGACTCCCGTCGAATGAGTTGCCGTAAGCGATAAAGCGCGCGCACGTCGCTTATCGGATCGATGCTTCGTTTCAGGTGGGGCTGTTCGAACACCGGTACATCTACGGAACGAAGTCGGTCGATCAGCTTTCCTCCCGGACCACAGGCGACAGCCGTGGTAGCAGCCGTTTCGTCTGCCAACAACTGCACGATACGCGGTGCTCCACCCCAGTC
The sequence above is drawn from the Halocatena salina genome and encodes:
- a CDS encoding glycosyltransferase family 4 protein — translated: MTSDISEKKILHVITRSDWGGAPRIVQLLADETAATTAVACGPGGKLIDRLRSVDVPVFEQPHLKRSIDPISDVRALYRLRQLIRRESFDLVHCHSTKAGALGRIAAAMTGTPSIFTVHGWGFYNTEYEWLSSGVSSGERALARLTDAIVCVSENDRNRGRENDILRHTTDSVIHNGIAPVSFSDDRATIDEEIDRDPETVIIGAIARLAPQKDPMAILETGARLQRRGTDVTVVIIGSGSLTADCREYIDDHDVDAHLLGFHQHALELLADIDVFLLPSRFEGFPLTVLECLHLGVPIVAYDVGGVSESIVDGETGFLVEPADLDQFVERVEKLVSDDGLREEMATRSRRRSKQFTVDRMVRDYEDVYADVLDCSASHRKPHEPLTRSG